In Fundulus heteroclitus isolate FHET01 unplaced genomic scaffold, MU-UCD_Fhet_4.1 scaffold_146, whole genome shotgun sequence, the DNA window AATTGGCTGCTGTCTCATGTGTTTATTTAAGGAGGATTTGAAGGAAAATCTTTTCCACAATCATCGCAGcccaaaaggtttctctcccGTGTGGACTCTCATGTGTACTTTTAAATATGACTTGTCGGAAAATCTTTTTTCCACAAGCATCACAGCCAAAGCATTTCTCTCCcgtgtgaattctcatgtgtcttGTTAAATGTGCATTTGTGGTACATTGTTTACCACATGCATCACAACGAAAAGGTTTCTCTCCAGTGTGGGTGGTCATATGTGCTCTTAAATTTGACTGTCAGAAAATCTTTTCCACAAGCATTACAGCCAAAGGGTTtgtctcctgtgtggattctcgtgtgtttgtttAAGCCTGACTTTGAGGAAAACCTTTTACCACAAGTATCACAACCcaaaggtttctctcctgtatggattctcgtgtgtgtTTTTAAGTGCGACTTCATGGAAAATCTTTTCCCACATGCATCACAAccaaaaggcttctgtcctgtgtggactcttatgtgtgtttttaaatgtgacttGGTGGAGAATCTTTTCCCACATTCATAACAACCAAAAGGTCTCTCTTCAGTATGGACTGTCACATTtgtgtttagatttttcttacatttaaactttttactATCTGCAAGGGCTTTTTTCAATGAATCCACATCTCCCTTCTCTTTGAAACATTTCTCATTAACAGAACAAACTGAAGTCATACATCTTAAATGACATGCCATGTGATTCTGTAGAGAGGATCTGCTGGCACGTTTTTCCCCACACTTAGAGCAGCTGAAAAATTTGACAGTGTTTCCCCCTGACTCAGGAACCCTGCTCGTCTTCAAATCATCTTCACTGTCTTCAGTTTCAGAGCCTGACAAATGTTTAATCCGACATTTATAATGGTTTACATCATCCTCTCCATAATCTTCACTGTCTTCAGTCTCTGAATAGTTGGAAGTGCCTTCATAAGTACTTAGATGTGGGTTCTTCTTGGACTCTGCTGTTCCAGAGTATTCCTCTTTAATTTTTACTTCAAAATGATCAGCTAAAGTTCTGGTTGCAAAATCTCTGActtctgtttgctgttgatGAAAGTGAGAGAATAGAGGTTTCTCTTCAACCTCTTCACTCTTCACTTGAACAACAGTCAATGGAAACCTGGTAACTTCAGTTTCCTCCTTCAAATTGAGTTGCTCTCCTTTCTGGCTGGCGCAGATTCTTTCATTTCCCTCCTTTGTGTGGAGAAGCTCCAGCTCCTGTTGGTGAACATCAGGATTCTGTTCTGTAGGGGC includes these proteins:
- the LOC118558685 gene encoding zinc finger protein 160-like; amino-acid sequence: MLSPDIKEVAPTEQNPDVHQQELELLHTKEGNERICASQKGEQLNLKEETEVTRFPLTVVQVKSEEVEEKPLFSHFHQQQTEVRDFATRTLADHFEVKIKEEYSGTAESKKNPHLSTYEGTSNYSETEDSEDYGEDDVNHYKCRIKHLSGSETEDSEDDLKTSRVPESGGNTVKFFSCSKCGEKRASRSSLQNHMACHLRCMTSVCSVNEKCFKEKGDVDSLKKALADSKKFKCKKNLNTNVTVHTEERPFGCYECGKRFSTKSHLKTHIRVHTGQKPFGCDACGKRFSMKSHLKTHTRIHTGEKPLGCDTCGKRFSSKSGLNKHTRIHTGDKPFGCNACGKDFLTVKFKSTYDHPHWRETFSL